One genomic region from Capra hircus breed San Clemente chromosome 18, ASM170441v1, whole genome shotgun sequence encodes:
- the LOC102188938 gene encoding sialic acid-binding Ig-like lectin 14: MVPLLLLLPLLLEESLQEKPGYRLRVQESLAVQAGLGVRVPCSFSYPWSSWYSSMEPFIYWFREGDGPHSDPVATNNPKRPVKTETQGRFRLLGDPSDKDCSLSISDARMSDTGVYYFRVERDDVKYSYRDKKLSLQVTAPPGKPYIQFPEPLEAGRPTKLTCTLSLASGGGLPLLFSWVGEAVESIDPDTLHSSELTLTPRPQDHGTNLTCWVTLQGSQVTLETTVRLNVSYAPRLVTTRISQESFTDLNGTSLPILEGQFLRLVCVADSNPPATLSWLWEGKPLSPSQRSAPGVLEIPRVGVGDGGKVTCRAQHPLGSQQVSFSLSVQKGPPPCSCETEEQQGSWPLVLTLIRGALMGAGFLLTYGLTWTYYTRCGGQ, translated from the exons ATGGTGCCCCTGTTGCTCCTGCTGCCCCTGCTGTTGGAGG AATCCCTGCAGGAGAAGCCAGGGTACAGGCTCCGAGTGCAGGAATCCCTGGCCGTGCAGGCGGGCCTGGGCGTCCGCGTGCCCTGCTCCTTCTCCTACCCCTGGAGCTCCTGGTATTCCTCTATGGAACCCTTCATCTATTGGTTCCGGGAAGGGGACGGCCCACACAGTGATCCTGTGGCCACCAACAACCCGAAGAGGCCAGTGAAGACGGAGACCCAGGGCCGATTCCGCCTCCTCGGGGACCCCAGCGACAAGGACTGCTCCCTGAGCATCAGCGATGCCAGGATGAGCGACACAGGAGTCTACTATTTCCGGGTGGAGAGAGACGATGTGAAATACAGTTACCGAGATAAGAAGCTGAGTTTGCAGGTGACAG ccccaccagggaaaccctacatCCAGTTTCCGGAACCTCTGGAGGCTGGTCGCCCCACAAAGCTGACCTGCACCCTGTCACTAGCATCTGGTGGGGGActccctctcctgttctcctGGGTTGGGGAGGCAGTTGAAAGCATAGATCCAGACACCCTCCACTCCTCGGAGCTCACCCTCACCCCAAGGCCCCAGGACCACGGCACCAACCTCACCTGTTGGGTGACACTCCAAGGATCTCAGGTGACCCTGGAGACAACCGTCCGGCTCAACGTCTCCT ATGCTCCACGGTTGGTGACCACGAGAATATCTCAGGAAAGCTTCACAG ATCTGAATGGCACGTCACTGCCCATCCTGGAGGGCCAGTTCCTGCGCCTGGTCTGTGTGGCCGACAGCAACCCCCCAGCCACGCTGAGCTGGCTCTGGGAGGGAAAACCCCTGAGTCCCTCCCAGCGCTCAGCCCCCGGGGTCCTGGAGATACCCCGTGTCGGGGTCGGAGATGGAGGGAAAGTCACCTGCCGAGCTCAGCACCCACTGGGCTCCCAGCAAGTTTCCTTCAGCCTCTCTGTGCAGA aagGCCCCCCTCCCTGCAGCTGTGAGACTGAGGAGCAGCAGGGCTCCTGGCCCCTGGTCCTCACCCTGATCAGAGGGGCCCTCATGGGGGCTGGCTTCCTCCTCACCTATGGCCTCACCTGGACCTACTACACCAG GTGTGGCGGCCAGTAG